atttactccacgaaacaatgagcacatggctaattaatatggtaatttattcacgtgtggatcgagacttcggttgagagagagagagacagagaaaatgagaatcactgcgtgaggtaggtaacgttagccaacaacaatttgttaattatattattttgattttgatttgactcaaactgtaactcctagatggatttaagaaagttattgtcccgcagcagagaagaagcagcaggaatgagagatgtaagtgaagtcctcgcTAGctgggcaacatcattgtcttaagttgatgctaagttagctaacattattccttgtatcaagacaaacatattcatttgctgtacgagctgtcgggggaatttccaatgaagatgaaacatcatgttggttattgtctgctgcttctgcatcaaagatgatttggagtcagcatgtgtgagttgagtgcttctcaaatgctttatcttcaggaagaaaaacatttttccatatcatcaagtcgtgagccaaatttttaaatcattcaagtttatttcacagaaaaatagcacagtagacttgtcttgttaatcgctgtgactttgactcaaataatcttgttttgtcagcagAAAAATGGCGACAGCTAAAGAATctgcttttgtttccagaaaaaatagtaacatttctgtatttgttttcagaaagatggctgaaaatatcgggttttgttgccccatttagatttttaaactatatttccatgtctgtcctgagtcctcctccaacttgttagtcgctttgccttttgctaaaatactcactaatagtcactagaaaaatggctaaaataacctggttttgttgccacaatttgatttttttctccctaaactttttttttttcatgcacacatgtgactgaaaatgacacacaatccacttttatgtcgcgtcacagcagttgggaaccactggtcaactgtataacagttactgtaatatttccatgtctgtccagagtgattgaccactttgcaaaaatgaaaaagagacgttacagtttacatctcagaaaatgattccctgaacagacacacaacagttgttcatttattctactactgtggctttattgttttgtgtagatttgatagttttgtgtatctgaaataggattagccacattgccagaaatggaaattaaatcatataaaagaacccagagatgtaggggtgctttattttttgttttacttttgtagatgttaaatttgcagatgattactgtaataaatatttcaaaaagattcattgctcttcctttttgcttttaccagtagcagtttagaagtccggagtaaaaaagtgcacaagtaggtcaaatgcatgagttaatttcaggtggttcatcaaagatccatacaacatcatctgatatgatttcatagtttaaagcactatttatgtatttcttatgataaataagtgctaaaaatgtttttgcttgcacgctttgcacgctcacatgaattatttgtgccccaggtgtgccccagtacagtattaggtctagtgacgcccctgcttttggagacgagtgacgtaagcgcgctcccgtCAGAGGGTGCATAATACGGCACAACACCTGAAACGTTCTTCAAGTAAGTTTCAGTAAGTATGTAGCAATAAAGCAGAAGTAAGACAAATGCAtgttaattaaaatgtatattatgactTACGTCAGCGTTTAAGAAGCGATGGTTCACCAAACCCACTTTGACGCCTCACGCGTGCGTCTGCAGGAGGTCTCGTCACTTCTCGCGAGAACACGACCGAACGCGGGTTCGTCGTCAAGCGACCAGAAAGGTCCTAACAGCTCGCTACTGCTCGTTGAAGCAAACGTTTGCCTGTCTTGTGGTCATTCCAAGGCTTTACTCCAGTGAGTATTTCCTCGTAGTTGGCTTTGTTTGAAACTAGCGGCGGGCGTTTGTTTTGTTTGACACGGCATAGCTGCTTTGCTAAACACCGAAAAGTTGAACGTTGTCGTCTAGTTAGCTGCAAACACCTTCTGCAGAAGGGCGTCCTCTAACGTGCCTgactaaaatgttttaaaacggTTTTTGAGTGTGTTTGGATAATAAATGCCGGTCGAACTGAGCAGTATCAAATATATTGTCGTATATAGTAATAAGTCAGTCGAATAAGGAATTTGTacaagttaccatgaattgattttgtgaagtgaattatatttatatagcgcttttctctagtgactcaaagtgctttacatagtgaatcccaatatctaagttacatttgaaccagtgtgggtggccctgggagcagcaggtgggtaaagtgtcttgcccaaggacacaacggcagtgacgaggaaggcggaagcggggattgaacctggaaccctgaagttgctggcacggccactctagcaaccgagctatgccgcgtggatcccgacttaaacaagttgaaaaacttattggggtgtttccatttagtggtcaatagaacggaatatgtactgtactgtgcaatctactaatacaagttttaatcaatcaatatttGGAGCCATTGTAGCTACGCTATGAAGTAATGCTAACAAACGTAACGCCACCAACACGTGGTTTAGGATTTAAAAATGTCACGCTTTGTTCAAAATGATATATTCTACGCAGGGTTATGTTCATAATATTAGCAGTGTGTTTAAAAAGGTGAGTAAACCTCTAAATTAttcaaataaattgtattttatccATGGATCTTCTgctttatccgaggtcaggtcgcgggggcagcagcctaagcagggaagcccagactttcctctccctagccaccttgtccagctcttcctgggggatcccgaggcgttcccaggccagccgggagacatagtcttcccaacgtgtcctgggtcttccccgtggcctcctaccggtcggacgtgtcaTAAACACATCCTTAGGGTGTTTTTTAATGAACTAaattgttgaaaaacttattggggttttaccatttagtggtcaattgtatgaaatatgtactgtactgtgcgatctactaataacagaatcaatcaatcaatcaatcaaaaacacaaaCGTATTTGGGTCACTGCACGTTTTATTTCAAAGCCagaaaattggagggaaaaaaagtaccgtattttccgcactataaggtgcaccgggttatgaggcgcaccttcaatgaatggcctgttttgatattttgttcatatataaggcgcaccgcactataaggcgcatagaatagatgctacagtagaggctggggttactagaatagatgctacagtagaggctggggttacgttatgcatcctttagatcaggggtagggaacctatggctcgtgagccagatgtggctcttttgatgactgcatctggctctcggataaatctgagctgacattgcttaacacgataagtaatgaataattccacttgtaaacacagtgttaaaaataacgttcaaaatataaaatatgctcatgcatttgaatccatccatcctttttctaccgcacttcttcaagaagttgcattaagggtaagaagtaatttatttattattggttagcgtaggacttgccctcctgggggttcttcagaccaccaatcaccgacatgagagcctgttccagggttacaatattgttttatttttcaataagtctctcagttgctttccagcaattgtctttttctctttcgttctcactgggggacggcgtggcgcagtggcagagtggccgtgcgcaacccgagggtccctggttcaaatcccacctagtaccaacctcgtcatgtccgttgtgtcctgagcaagacacttcacccttgctcctgatgggtgctggttggcgccttgcatggcagctccctccatcagtgtgtgaatgtgtaaatgtggaagtaatgtcaaagcgctttgagtaccttgaaggtagaaaagcgctatacaagtacaacccatttatcatttatttatttatcactggggatctggctccagccccaaccccgtctctcctggctgctgcttctaaacagagcgacgggtgattagaaaaaaaggcccaggtgggccatttacgcacctgtcactgatttcgaggctaatcctggcaacaccccgcttcgctgcagacccgcaggccacaccccctccacaattagcttcagaataacaatgttattactaagaatacgagacctattatactctagaaatgttgatttgacttaaaaatgcacacgtttagttgtgttcattgTTAataaaaatatcatatggctcttagagaaatacattttaaaatatttcgcttcttggctctctccgccaaaaaggttcctgacccctgctttagatggcgctgcgctaaagggaatgtcaacaaaacagtcaggtcagtcaaactttatttatagattacaaaccagcgttctgacaactctgttcactcccaaaatgaacaaacagctgttttattattttcctcgattcaataaacaagtacaaaacagtctgatactgttacggtaaatcaaaggttagtgcaatcacaatatagtaacactggaaatagtgcaaagcaataatatatcaataactcaaccttgctcaaacaacacaacacacaaaataaacatgtaaagctcattttattaagttattcctcatccaccaatccctcgaattcttcttcttcagtgttggaatcaaacagttgtgcgaatacgacatccaacatgcccggctccgtctcgtccaagtcctcattaaaggagtcagtgtcgctgctgttaatttTCAATTCTctggctgctgctctattcctgtcttctactgtgtgacctATGACCTTGACTTTAAACTCTGCGTcttaagcgtgtctcttaataggagacATTTTGGGCTGTTggcataaacacacagaaacggcacgcctcccgcagtcatatatcccagcatgcaccacccgcttcttcttctacgggggaaaatgaagtcggcggctgcttaccttagaagaagaagcgcacttcttcttctatgacaggggtcgggaacctttttggccaaatatttcacaatgtatttccgtaagagccatataacatttttcaacactaaatacaacaaaatttgtgcatttttaagtatgaccaacatttgtagactataataagtctcttattctttttaacaacatttatattataaaagttaaccaataatacatataatacttcttaccattaatgcgacaacttgaacaggtgcggtagaaaacggatggttggattaaaatgcatgagaatgttttataatttgaacgttatttttgaaactgtgattaccagcggaattattcattacttatcgtgttaagcaatgtcagctaagattgatctgagagccagatgcagtcatctggctctagagccataggttccctacccctggtttaagcattagacacctttttacctgcactctgcctcccgctgtttcccacatctacaaagcaattagctaccgactgccacctactgatatggaagagtattacacggttactcggcatagctcggttggtagagcggccgtgttagcaacttgagggttccaggtttgattcccgcttccgccatcctagtcactgccgttgtgtccttaggcaagacactttacacacctgcccccagtgccacccacactggtttaaatgtaacttagatattgggtgtcactttgtaaagcgctttgagtcactagagaaaagcgctatataaatataattatctgagagccatatgtagtcatcaaaagagccacatctggctctagagccataggttccctacccctgttctatggGGTAAAATGAATctgctgcttaccgtagttgcgagacctgttgtggctcaatattggtccatgtataaggcgcaccggattataaggcgcactgtcagcttttaaGAAAAtgttaggtttttaggtgcgccttatagtgcggaaaatacggtacttatatgTTGTGATCAACTCAAGCTTGACCCCATGAGGAGTCAATATTTTAGGGATGTTCAATGGCAGCCTTTTGCCATCTGAGAATAACAtcacctagtggttagagtgtccgccctaagatgggtccgtcgtgagttcaaaccccggccgagtcataccaaagactataacatttggaaccattacctccctgcttggcactcagcatcaagggttggaattgggggttgaatcaccaaaaatgattcccaggcgcggccattGCTGccgcttactgctcccctcacctcccagggggtgatcaaggggattggtcaaaaacagaggacacatttcgccacacctcgtgtgtgtgtgacaatcattgctactttaacttatcCTTAGATTtgcctggggcttcacggtggcagaggggttagtgcgtctgcctcacaatacgaaggtcctgagtagtcagggttcaatcccgggctcgggatctttctgtgtggagtttgcatgttctccccgtgaatgtgtgggttctctccgggtactccggcttcctcccacctccaaagacatgcacctggggataggcccctcccacctccaaagacatgcacctggggataggcccctcccacctccaaagacatgcacctggggataggcccctcccacctccaaagacatgcacctggggataggttgattggcaacactaaatgctccctagtgtgtaaatgttgtctgtctatctgtgttggccctgcgatgacgtggccacttgtccagggtgtactctgccttccgcctgattataACTAAGATAGgcacccacgaccccaaagggaataagcggtagaaaatggatggatagatttgcCTGCATTTAGCACTAGTCTAAGTTAGGTCAGCTGgcactgaacaacatcaaaagcagacTGCAAGAGTTCAATggtttaaagtaccaattattgccacacacacacacacacacacactaggtgtggtgaaattaacctctgcatccccttgttcacctcatgggagttgaggggagcggtgagcagcagtggtggccgcgcccgggaatcaacaATTTGCACTGCAGAGGGGGATGAATCAATTGTGATGACAAAGTTTGTTAACGTTTGTTGTTTATTGTTGTgaatcttttttttccttttttagtcCTTCCAGGAGGAAGATGACTCTGACGGCCACGTCTTCCTCGCACAAGACCAGCATCTTGAGTAAATTGGACCGTCTCAGGAAGCGCGACGTCCTGTGCGacgtcacactgatggtggaggACGAGCACTTCCGGGCGCACAAGGCCCTGCTGGCGGCGAGCAGCGACTACTTCTCCCAGCTCTTTACCAGCCAGGACCACGGCGGAGGCGCCACCTGCCGGCTAGACGGCGTGGCGGCCAGCATGTGCGGCGCCGTGCTGGACTTCATCTACAGCGCCCAGGTGTGCGTGGAGAAAGGTGGCACCCGGCAGCTCCTGGCCGCCGCTCGTCTGCTGCAGGTGGGCGACCTCGTCGAGGCCCTGCTGTCCGGACTCGGCGAGGGGGCGGAGCCGGAGCCGACCACGCCGTCGGGAACCAAAAGGGCACGACCAAAGACGGCGGTGGCGACGAGTAAGTCGGGAGAGGAAGACGACCGCGCCAAAGGAGCATCGGAACACGAAGATCGGTCGAGTCGACGCAGGCGGCGCAAGATCACCCCGCCGATGAAGTACGGCGTCTTCAAGGTGGGCGTCGACATTTCGGGAGGAGAGTTGGGGCGGAGAGGAAGGAGGAGGAAGTACCCCGACACGGAGGCCAGGTGTGACGACTGCGGCAAAGTCTTCAAAAACCATTTTTTCCTCAAGATACACCAGCGCACTCACACAGGTGACCGACCTCCTACTCCAAGTCTTTTTTACAAATATTCATTAGAGATCGactgatatttggcattttgacgtaAATCtgtctttattctttttttatttttgggaaaaaaatatacaactacaaaccccgtttccatatgagttgggaaattgtgttagatgtaaatataaacagaatacaatgatttgcaaatccttttctatctgctcgacgctgaagcgctgactacatgcgctctgaatacacactgctgattggctgttacagctatatatgtaaccaatcagatggttgtgtgggtgggacaatgctgggtgctgtgtagcaGACAGGCAGaatggagcggagcagcttgttaagactttagctacttcatatgttcgtgtggaaactcgttcggtacacctccgaaccgaactggAACCCCCtaaccaaaacggttcaatacaaacacacgtaccgttacacccctaatatatacattgtTAAAAGTGGCCCTTAGAAGGCaaccataactgtgatgtggccctcaatgaaaaccagtttgacacccatgtcttagACACGAGCAAAAAAGGTACTTGTGAAATCCCCCGATGTTTTTTGCTGCTGAAGTAACCACAACATTAGGGCCTCATAAAATATTGTTGCCAGTGGTCCCAAGTTACCTCGTTAagttaaaaaacaacttaaaaccaTGTCCAGCTGTTTACTATTCATGTTTATATTGCTTTTACTACAAATTAGCACGGGCTCCAAATATCAGCTTTCTCGACTATTAGTaatcaatattggtatcggcgCCGACAAAAACGTATCGGTGGATCTGTAATATTAGCACAGGCAACACTTTCACCCTGAAGACTGTAGGTAAGTGATGTCATCTTTTCTGTGATGGCCTGCAGGTGAGAAACCCTTCGTGTGCCAGGTGTGCGGGGCGGCGTTCACCCAGAAGCACACGCTGCTGGTCCACCTGCACAAACACACCGGGGAGACGCCGTTTGTCTGCAGCGTCTGCTCCAAGGCCCTCGCCACCAAACACAGCCTGCAGGAGCACATGAACCTCCACCAAGGCAAACGTCTCCAGGTTATCGTTTTTGTCTTCGTTAGACGTCCCTGACTGTTCTGTGTCGTCTTGTAGAAAACAAATCCTTCTGCTGTGACGAGTGTGGGAAAAGCTTCACTCAGCAGAGGCAGCTAAAAAGTCACTACAGAGTCCACACGGGTAAGTTGTCTTCTGCGTCTTAACGCTGCTGAACCACTCTAACTCTTAGTCCTTTTCCTACCTTTTCTAGGCAAGTCCCTTTCAGAGTGTGCTCAGTGTCACCGCAAATTTTTGGACACGGCTCAGCTCAAAAAGCACCTGCGCACTCACACAGGTGAGTCATATCGCGGTGAGGCCCCCGCTGCTGGTCGAGAAGAGCGATACATGATTTCATCAAACCGCAGCGAGCGGAGCAttacaacaacaagagtgtgttggtgccggtgctgtagccgtgacTAACAAGCCAGCTCAcacggtgactgactaacgacacaatgtctatggtttgggattattttaaagtgtgattaaaaaaactggcaatttgcaatgactgcaaaaagttggttatgcgaggaggaaccaagacgtcttcctttaatacgagcaatttgatctcccaactcttcaagaatcataaggagatacacgatgaatacaagcggaagatggatgaaaagcaaacagcaAAAAAAAGTAGTACTATGCAGTTGTCacttaaagactccg
The sequence above is drawn from the Nerophis ophidion isolate RoL-2023_Sa linkage group LG03, RoL_Noph_v1.0, whole genome shotgun sequence genome and encodes:
- the zbtb24 gene encoding zinc finger and BTB domain-containing protein 24, yielding MTLTATSSSHKTSILSKLDRLRKRDVLCDVTLMVEDEHFRAHKALLAASSDYFSQLFTSQDHGGGATCRLDGVAASMCGAVLDFIYSAQVCVEKGGTRQLLAAARLLQVGDLVEALLSGLGEGAEPEPTTPSGTKRARPKTAVATSKSGEEDDRAKGASEHEDRSSRRRRRKITPPMKYGVFKVGVDISGGELGRRGRRRKYPDTEARCDDCGKVFKNHFFLKIHQRTHTGEKPFVCQVCGAAFTQKHTLLVHLHKHTGETPFVCSVCSKALATKHSLQEHMNLHQENKSFCCDECGKSFTQQRQLKSHYRVHTGKSLSECAQCHRKFLDTAQLKKHLRTHTGEKPFTCEICGKCFSVKSTLQTHIRIHRGEKPYSCSVCDKSFSDASARRRHVASHSGKKPFTCSECGLSFTRLDNLRTHVKSHDKEMREERGGGSSVQKYHLTPGSEEEVQLMVREDNVDFAPGIGTLASEESSAQSGIRTNTQEGASAHVITLSKEAMEHLRTPHLLRLAQGPVRQQQGAPPPHAQAIHVSNQAGQPISISQTSEHIPSHNIHGHTFQIQAGTVSCLYTPARPLS